In Candidatus Electrothrix scaldis, the genomic window GGTGATTTCTTGTACACATGCCTATTAAAAAGGTGCCTGATCGTCTAAGATAAGAATATAGCTCACCAGGAAGATAGAGGCAGAGCTAGCTTTCCTTCCAGTTTTTGTCTGCAAGCATTTTTATTCGATCAGCGAGAAAAGATATATTATGGAGAACAAGAAGTACTTCGTACCCGCCTATATTTTGGGCGCTATAATAATAGCCATTATTTTTGCTCTTGCTTTTCCACGTATAGCAGTGCGCTTTCATATTGGCGGTGAAGTTTTTCTTAAGCTGCTGAAAATGCTTGTTGTCCCGCTTGTGATGTCGAGCGTGATGAGTGCTATTCTCGAGTTAGGAGATATCCGTAAACTTGGTCGTTCAGGGGGTGCCACGGTTTGCTATTATGTTTTAACAAGTGCTGTGGCGGCTTTTGTTGGGCTTGTCTTGGTAAATATTATTCAGCCAGGCTCTGGGGCTATTGATCAACAGACCTTGGATAATATTGCCGCGCAGGGAGCAAGCAATCAGTATAATGATGCAGGTATTGGAGCGATATTAAAGAATCTCGTTCTGATGTTCCTTACAGATAATCTTTTCTCCTCAGCTGCCAATACGGATCTCCTGCCACTTATTGTTTTTTCTGTAATATTTGCCGGAATCTTAACGACTATGAACAGTCGTGTTGAAACTGTTAAAAGCAGTATTCGGGAGATAAATAATGCTCTGATATCTTTTGTGCTCCTTCTGATGAAAATAGCCCCTCTTGGTATCTTTTGTCTGGTTGCCTCTCGATTTGGTGAGGCCCAAGCAGAGGGAGAACTTTTTCAGGTAATACATCAGGTAGGTAAGTATACCTTAACTGTTGTGATAGGTTTAGGAGTTCATGCCTTTGTTACTCTCTCTGCAGTTCTCTATGCCTTTACCAGAAGGAATCCGATCCAGTTTATGTGCCAAATGGCACCAGCTTTGTTAACAGCTTTTTCCACCGCAAGTTCTTCAGCAACGTTGCCCGTGACAATGGAAGCGGCAAGAGACAGAGCAGGGCTCTCAAGACGATCTGTGGACTTTGTCTTGCCGCTTGGCGCAACTATTAATATGGATGGAACAGCACTTTATGAAGCTGTTGCTGCTATTTTTATCGCTCAGGCCATAGGTGTTGAATTAACTCTCAGTGCCCAGTTGACGGTAGCAATTACAGCAACGCTCGCTGCAATCGGAGCCGCCGGAATCCCCGAAGCAGGGCTGGTTACTATGCTTATAGTTCTTAATGCAGTTGGCTTGCCACCTGAATATATCGGTCTGATTTTATCCGTAGATTGGCTGCTTGATCGCTTCCGTACAACAGTCAATGTCTTTGGCGATACCGTTGGCGCAGCTATTCTCGAAAGAACATTTCCAGAGGAAAAAACGGAAGAAATTGTTTCCCCCCAGCCCTGATTTCCTGTCCAAGAGTCCGTTTCTACGTTTATCACTTGCCACATTCCCATTAATGCCTATAATGTAGCAAATTACATTTTTATCAGATTATAGTATAGGTATCAGTTTTTTAACCTTTTGGAATATATTAAGGAATACACAATGTCAGAAGAGCAGAAACA contains:
- a CDS encoding dicarboxylate/amino acid:cation symporter, which codes for MENKKYFVPAYILGAIIIAIIFALAFPRIAVRFHIGGEVFLKLLKMLVVPLVMSSVMSAILELGDIRKLGRSGGATVCYYVLTSAVAAFVGLVLVNIIQPGSGAIDQQTLDNIAAQGASNQYNDAGIGAILKNLVLMFLTDNLFSSAANTDLLPLIVFSVIFAGILTTMNSRVETVKSSIREINNALISFVLLLMKIAPLGIFCLVASRFGEAQAEGELFQVIHQVGKYTLTVVIGLGVHAFVTLSAVLYAFTRRNPIQFMCQMAPALLTAFSTASSSATLPVTMEAARDRAGLSRRSVDFVLPLGATINMDGTALYEAVAAIFIAQAIGVELTLSAQLTVAITATLAAIGAAGIPEAGLVTMLIVLNAVGLPPEYIGLILSVDWLLDRFRTTVNVFGDTVGAAILERTFPEEKTEEIVSPQP